One Halichondria panicea chromosome 3, odHalPani1.1, whole genome shotgun sequence genomic region harbors:
- the LOC135334117 gene encoding cation-dependent mannose-6-phosphate receptor-like, translated as MTVRVSLCVSVLCVLFLICSAADVDENCRTKLTKLDPHLSAYMGQVFTIEATHDNDEHYTYLVGVCVNPDPVNSDSECGIVQYNTTNPSNRHCVGKVSTAQVSRTADGVWIELTYSGGDPYHTHCNGAARSARLIFLCDPLINGMGKFDFLEENRDENVCFYTFSLAAKAVCGSLLSAGDIILILFACLALLWAAAMLGGCLFKRFIQGAKGLEQIPLLEWYREFGNLEADGCDLVCRSRKRLVPEYREPTFGADTDDEDEKDDNLLPM; from the exons ATGACAGTCCGAGTGTCTCTATGTGTGTCAGTCCTCTGTGTGCTGTTTCTTATCTGCTCTGCGGCTGATGTAGACGAGAATTGTAGAACCAAGCTCACCAAACTAGACCCACATCTCTCAGCCTACATGGGTCAAGT ATTCACTATAGAGGCCACTCATGACAATGACGAACACTACACCTAccttgtgggtgtgtgtgtaaatcCTGATCCTGTAAACTCAGACTCTGAGTGTGGAATAGTCCAATACAATACTACCAACCCAAGTAATAGACACTGTGTGGGGAAAGTAAGCACTGCACAAGTCTCCAGAA CTGCTGATGGTGTCTGGATAGAGCTCACTTATTCAGGTGGTGACCCCTACCACACTCACTGTAATGGGGCCGCACGATCAGCACGTCTTATCTTCCTCTGCGACCCCCTCATCAACGGAATG GGAAAGTTTGACTTCTTAGAGGAGAACAGAGATGAGAATGTGTGTTTCTACACCTTCAGTCTTGCGGCCAAGGCTGTGTGTGGTTCCCTCCTCTCAGCAGGTGACATCATCCTCATCTT ATTTGCTTGTCTTGCACTGTTGTGGGCTGCTGCCATGCTGGGAGGTTGTCTGTTCAAGAGGTTCATTCAGGGGGCAAAGGGACTAGAGCAAATACCTCTCCTTGAGTGGTATCGAGAGTTTGGAAATCTAGAGGCG GATGGCTGTGATCTAGTATGCAGATCAAGAAAGAGATTAGTGCCAGAATAC AGGGAGCCAACATTTGGAGCTGACACAGATGATGAGGATGAGAAAGATGACAACCTCCTGCCCATGTGA
- the LOC135334120 gene encoding uncharacterized protein LOC135334120, with amino-acid sequence MSNKARQVVNSSLPVMPILIPIGVHFILVSLVLLSNFLPAYLYVHLILILVGLWACHDKSSVLAAVSVIVVVLVAAVLDIVQLGLYFPAYQAQHGKGQTEEDHTWQIAAAMTVFNLLFKPITVVLVSVSVYVRAGGTLPGRLGGGQERGGYNRIPDSPQHEN; translated from the exons ATGTCCAACAAGGCAAGACAAGTGGTCAACTCCAGCCTTCCAGTAATGCCAATATTG ATACCCATTGGAGTCCACTTCATTCTCGTGTCCCT TGTACTCTTGTCTAACTTCCTCCCAGCCTACTTGTACGTTCACCTGATCCTGATATTAGTGGGACTATGGGCCTGTCATGATAAGTCCTCTGTCCTAGCAGCTGTCTCA GTGATTGTGGTTGTGTTGGTGGCAGCAGTGCTGGATATTGTACAGCTAGGCCTCTACTTCCCAGCGTACCAAGCTCAACATGGCAAGGGGCAGA ctgaagagGATCATACTTGGCAGATAGCTGCAGC AATGACCGTCTTTAACCTGTTATTTAAA CCCATTACTGTGGTGTtggtgtctgtgtctgtgtacgTGCGAGCTGGAGGCACATTGCCGGGAAGACTGGGAG GTGGTCAAGAGAGAGGGGGGTACAATCGTATCCCAGACTCACCCCAACATGAGAACTAA
- the LOC135334119 gene encoding uncharacterized protein LOC135334119: protein MSSRKEAILAAALPVLPILIPLGVHFVLVSFVFLYVGGTVWLPAYSFVHLILFLVGLWACQDKTSVIAAIALVVVIVFSGLTDIIQLGLYFPSFEEANGNGGSQGARTWQFSAAMCIFNLLFKPVSAALVCVGVYFRSGGRLPGVLGGGGAGGDSYNTIHGSDETNE, encoded by the exons ATGTCCTCAAGAAAGGAAGCTATCCTGGCTGCTGCTCTTCCCGTGCTGCCAATCCTG ATACCACTGGGGGTGCACTTTGTGCTTGTTTCATT TGTGTTCCTGTATGTTGGAGGTACTGTCTGGCTGCCAGCGTACAGTTTTGTTCACCTCATTCTCTTCCTGGTGGGTTTGTGGGCCTGTCAAGATAAGACCTCTGTCATTGCAGCCATTGCG CTGGTGGTGGTGATCGTATTCAGTGGACTCACCGATATTATTCAGTTGGGGCTGTATTTCCCTTCCTTCGAGGAGGCCAATGGCAATGGAGGGA GTCAGGGTGCACGTACATGGCAGTTTTCTGCAGC GATGTGCATTTTTAATCTCCTGTTTAAG CCTGTGTCTGCTGcactggtgtgtgtgggcgtgtactTCAGGAGTGGAGGACGCCTTCCTGGAGTACTAGGAGGAG ggggagcTGGTGGAGATTCATACAACACCATACATGGATCTGATGAGACTAATGAGTAA
- the LOC135334118 gene encoding uncharacterized protein C1orf50 homolog, with product MADSEAKIAPPSSASSHGQEADKLLLIEKTDQLLTGAAGGVKTVPSNHSLTGQMVDPRAVRRHNDPMDLVELARAVQNADKFVYATTSGKLQVIVDTIRSLQDQARRILETSKKDNQLHHAACNFSKIPGKTYHLYERGDGSAYFSMLAPSDWGGSPPHTFLGSYRLEHDQSWTPTEQLDERSRDIAAIDRTIHSNSAIGYINS from the exons ATGGCAGACTCTGAAGCAAAGATTGCCCCACCATCCAGCGCTAGCAGCCATGGACAAGAAGCTGATAAACTGCTCCTCATTGAGAAAACTGATCAACTCCTCACTGGTGCTG CTGGAGGAGTGAAGACTGTTCCATCCAACCATAGTCTAACTGGTCAAATGGTGGATCCTCGAGCGGTTCGTCGCCATAACGACCCGATGGACCTCGTGGAGCTGGCCAGGGCAGTACAGAATGCTGACAAGTTTGTGTATGCCACCACCTCAGGCAAACTACAGGTCATCGTGGACACCATACGATCTCTGCAAGACCAG gctcggCGGATCCTGGAAACCTCCAAGAAAGACAACCAACTTCACCATGCTGCATGTAACTTCAGCAAGATCCCTGGCAAGACCTACCACTTGTACGAGAGGGGAGATGGCTCGGCCTACTTCAGTATGCTCGCCCCCTCGGACTGGGGTGGCTCCCCCCCTCACACGTTCCTCGGCTCTTATCGTCTGGAGCACGACCAATCCTGGACCCCCACTGAGCAGCTGGATGAACGATCCAGAGACATTGCAGCCATTGATAGAACCATCCACTCTAACTCTGCCATTGGCTACATTAATAGCTGA